A genome region from Mammaliicoccus sp. Marseille-Q6498 includes the following:
- a CDS encoding TIGR01212 family radical SAM protein (This family includes YhcC from E. coli K-12, an uncharacterized radical SAM protein.): protein MAEQFRFAFDNKRYHTWNYHLRNKFGEKIFKIAIDGGFDCPNRDGTVAHGGCTFCSAAGSGDFAGNRAEPIHVQFKEIKDKMHEKWSEGKYIAYFQAFTNTHAPVEVLREKYEAALSEDNVVGLSIATRPDCLPDDVVEYLAELNERTYLWVELGLQTVHQETSDLINRAHDMECYYEGINKLRKHNINICTHIINGLPGEDYNMMMETAKEVSKMDVQGIKIHLLHLLKGTPMVKQYEKGQLEFMTLEDYTKLVCDQLEILPEEMIIHRITGDGPIDLMVGPMWSVNKWEVLNAIDKELKERGTMQGSKHIKAEHIES from the coding sequence ATGGCAGAACAATTCCGTTTTGCATTTGATAATAAAAGGTACCACACATGGAATTATCATTTGAGAAATAAATTCGGTGAGAAAATATTTAAAATTGCAATAGATGGTGGATTTGATTGCCCTAACCGCGATGGTACAGTTGCACACGGTGGATGTACTTTCTGTTCAGCTGCAGGAAGTGGCGATTTTGCCGGAAATAGAGCCGAACCAATTCATGTACAATTTAAAGAAATTAAAGACAAAATGCACGAAAAATGGTCTGAAGGAAAGTATATTGCTTATTTCCAGGCTTTCACAAATACGCATGCACCTGTAGAAGTATTAAGAGAAAAATATGAAGCAGCATTATCTGAAGATAACGTTGTCGGTCTTTCCATTGCTACAAGACCAGACTGTCTCCCTGATGACGTAGTAGAATATTTAGCTGAATTAAACGAAAGAACTTACTTATGGGTTGAATTAGGATTACAAACTGTACACCAAGAAACATCTGACTTAATTAACCGAGCACATGATATGGAATGTTATTACGAAGGTATAAATAAACTTAGAAAACATAATATAAACATATGCACGCACATTATTAACGGATTACCTGGTGAAGACTATAATATGATGATGGAAACAGCTAAAGAAGTTTCCAAGATGGATGTTCAAGGTATAAAAATCCACTTATTACATCTATTAAAAGGTACGCCTATGGTAAAACAATATGAAAAAGGTCAACTTGAATTTATGACACTAGAAGATTATACAAAATTAGTATGTGACCAACTTGAAATTCTTCCTGAAGAAATGATTATTCATAGAATTACTGGTGATGGCCCAATAGATTTAATGGTCGGACCTATGTGGAGTGTTAATAAATGGGAAGTGCTTAATGCAATAGATAAAGAACTAAAAGAACGTGGTACGATGCAAGGATCAAAACATATTAAGGCAGAACATATAGAATCATGA
- a CDS encoding MFS transporter → MKMPKIVKMLIIGMAINITGSSFLWPLNTIYMNEELGKSLSTAGLVLMFNAFGSVVGNLLGGTLFDKVGGYRSIIFASVLNILSLIGLNFLNDWPWYPFWLIILGFGGGVIVPAIYAMAAASWPNGGRTTFNAIYLAQNLGVSLGAAAGGFVADFSFNYIFMANLLLYVVFIVIALKYYNVDLDIHVKNNEGLSSAVDIKDKTKFKALILLCVMFSLCWIGYVQWQTTIATYTQSVGISLKQYSLLWTINGVLILVGQPLIAPFINRFKERLKLQMCVGLGIFIVSYLVTSIAEQFTLFVVGMVILTFGEMFVWPAVPAIANKLAPKGRMGAYQGIVNASSTIGKAFGPVVGGIIVDAFDMTVMFYSMILLILIGYYFLMIYDKGIKDKEIV, encoded by the coding sequence TTGAAAATGCCTAAAATCGTCAAGATGTTAATTATAGGTATGGCGATTAATATTACTGGTTCTAGTTTTTTATGGCCGTTAAATACAATATATATGAATGAAGAATTAGGAAAGAGTTTAAGTACTGCTGGTCTTGTTTTAATGTTTAATGCATTTGGCAGTGTTGTAGGTAATTTATTGGGCGGAACTTTATTTGATAAAGTTGGAGGTTATCGATCCATTATATTTGCTTCAGTTTTAAATATTTTGAGTTTAATAGGACTGAACTTTTTGAATGATTGGCCATGGTATCCATTTTGGTTAATTATTTTAGGTTTTGGTGGTGGCGTTATTGTGCCTGCTATTTATGCAATGGCTGCAGCTAGTTGGCCAAATGGTGGTCGTACAACATTTAATGCCATTTACTTAGCGCAAAACTTAGGGGTTTCGTTAGGGGCAGCAGCAGGGGGATTTGTAGCTGACTTTAGTTTTAATTATATTTTTATGGCAAATCTTCTATTATATGTTGTCTTTATAGTGATCGCTTTAAAATATTACAATGTAGATTTAGACATCCATGTTAAAAATAACGAAGGACTTTCTAGCGCGGTAGATATTAAAGATAAAACTAAGTTTAAAGCACTCATATTACTTTGTGTTATGTTCAGTTTATGTTGGATTGGTTATGTACAATGGCAAACGACCATTGCAACGTACACACAATCAGTCGGTATTTCTTTAAAACAATATAGTTTATTATGGACGATAAATGGTGTGTTGATTTTAGTAGGTCAACCACTCATTGCACCGTTTATTAATCGATTTAAAGAACGTTTAAAATTACAAATGTGTGTAGGTCTTGGGATATTTATTGTAAGTTATTTAGTAACGAGTATTGCAGAGCAGTTTACGTTGTTTGTTGTAGGCATGGTGATTTTAACATTTGGGGAAATGTTTGTATGGCCAGCAGTACCTGCAATTGCAAATAAATTAGCACCTAAAGGAAGAATGGGTGCATATCAAGGTATTGTGAATGCTTCATCAACAATAGGAAAAGCATTTGGTCCCGTAGTTGGTGGGATCATTGTGGACGCGTTTGATATGACGGTGATGTTCTATAGTATGATTTTACTTATTCTAATAGGTTATTATTTCTTAATGATTTATGACAAAGGAATAAAAGATAAAGAAATTGTTTAA
- the leuS gene encoding leucine--tRNA ligase: MNYNHQQIEKKWQEFWANNKTFKASDNLGQKKFYALDMFPYPSGAGLHVGHPEGYTATDIVSRYKRMQGYNVLHPMGWDAFGLPAEQYAIDTGNDPKEFTAKNIATFKRQIQELGFSYDWDREVNTTDPDYYKWTQWIFIQLYNKGLAYVDEVAVNWCPALGTVLSNEEIVDGVSERGGHPVVRKPMRQWVLKITEYADRLLEDLNDVDWPESIKDMQRNWIGRSEGAEVTFNIDNTDLSFDVFTTRPDTIYGATFAVLSPEHPLVDQITADSEKETVESYKLAASRKSDLERTDLAKDKSGVFTGAFTTNPFTGKKMPIWIADYVLISYGTGAVMAVPAHDERDAEFAEKFNLDVITVYNEDGKMIDSDVLNGLTQEESVPKAIELLEEKGIGQKKVSYKLRDWLFSRQRYWGEPIPVIHWEDGTMTTVPEEELPLLLPETDQVKPSGTGESPLANIDDFINVVDPKTGMKGRRETNTMPQWAGSCWYYLRYIDPHNDKQLADPEKLKHWLPVDLYIGGVEHAVLHLLYSRFWHKVLYDIGVVPTKEPFQKLYNQGMILGEGNEKMSKSKGNVVNPDDIVKSHGADTLRLYEMFMGPLDAAIAWSENGLDGSRRFLDRIWRLLVTEDGNISSKVVDETTSNLDKVYNQTVKKVTEDYDTLNFNTAISQMMVFINECYKQDKFNKSYVEGFVKMLSPIAPHISEELWSKLGHTDTVTYEEWPTFDESLLVDNEVEIVIQVNGKLKDKIKISKDLSKEDMEKVAFENEKIKEAIEGKTVRKVIAVPQKLVNIVAN, from the coding sequence ATGAATTATAATCATCAACAAATTGAAAAAAAGTGGCAAGAATTTTGGGCAAATAATAAAACGTTCAAAGCAAGTGACAATTTAGGACAAAAGAAATTCTACGCGTTAGATATGTTTCCATATCCATCAGGTGCAGGTCTACATGTAGGGCATCCTGAAGGTTACACTGCAACTGATATCGTATCTAGATATAAAAGAATGCAAGGATATAACGTATTACATCCAATGGGTTGGGATGCTTTTGGATTACCTGCAGAACAATACGCAATTGATACAGGGAATGACCCTAAAGAATTTACAGCTAAAAATATTGCGACGTTTAAAAGACAAATCCAAGAATTAGGATTTTCATATGATTGGGATAGAGAAGTTAATACAACAGATCCTGATTATTATAAATGGACACAATGGATTTTCATTCAATTATATAATAAAGGATTAGCGTATGTTGACGAAGTAGCAGTGAACTGGTGCCCAGCTTTAGGTACCGTATTATCAAATGAAGAAATTGTTGACGGCGTTTCTGAACGTGGTGGACACCCAGTTGTACGTAAACCAATGAGACAATGGGTTTTAAAAATCACTGAATATGCAGATAGATTATTAGAAGATTTAAATGATGTAGATTGGCCAGAATCAATTAAAGATATGCAACGAAACTGGATTGGTAGATCAGAAGGTGCAGAAGTCACTTTTAATATTGATAATACTGATTTATCATTCGACGTATTTACAACTAGACCAGATACAATTTACGGGGCAACTTTTGCAGTATTGTCACCTGAACATCCTTTAGTAGATCAAATTACGGCAGATAGTGAAAAAGAAACCGTTGAATCATATAAATTAGCAGCGTCACGTAAATCTGATTTAGAAAGAACGGACTTAGCTAAAGATAAAAGTGGTGTATTTACAGGTGCATTTACTACTAATCCATTTACAGGTAAAAAGATGCCAATTTGGATTGCTGACTACGTATTAATTAGTTACGGAACTGGTGCTGTTATGGCTGTTCCTGCACATGACGAAAGAGATGCTGAATTTGCTGAAAAATTCAATCTAGATGTCATTACAGTTTATAACGAAGATGGAAAAATGATTGATTCTGACGTGTTAAATGGATTAACTCAAGAAGAATCAGTGCCTAAAGCGATAGAATTACTTGAAGAAAAAGGTATCGGTCAGAAAAAAGTAAGTTATAAATTAAGAGACTGGTTATTTAGTCGTCAACGTTATTGGGGCGAACCAATTCCTGTTATACATTGGGAAGACGGTACTATGACAACAGTTCCAGAAGAAGAATTACCACTTTTATTACCAGAAACTGATCAAGTCAAACCATCTGGTACAGGAGAATCACCACTTGCTAATATTGATGATTTTATCAATGTCGTTGATCCTAAAACAGGTATGAAAGGTCGTCGCGAAACGAATACAATGCCTCAATGGGCAGGTAGTTGTTGGTATTATTTAAGATATATTGACCCACATAATGATAAACAATTAGCAGATCCTGAAAAATTAAAACATTGGTTACCAGTTGATTTATATATTGGTGGCGTTGAACATGCTGTATTACATTTACTATATTCAAGATTTTGGCATAAAGTACTTTATGATATTGGTGTTGTTCCAACTAAAGAGCCATTCCAAAAATTATATAACCAAGGTATGATTCTTGGTGAAGGTAACGAAAAAATGAGTAAATCTAAAGGTAATGTCGTAAATCCTGACGACATAGTTAAATCACATGGTGCTGATACATTAAGACTTTATGAAATGTTCATGGGACCACTTGATGCTGCAATTGCTTGGAGTGAAAATGGACTAGACGGCTCACGTCGTTTCTTAGATAGAATATGGCGTTTACTAGTAACTGAAGACGGGAATATATCAAGTAAAGTTGTTGATGAAACGACATCTAACTTAGACAAAGTTTATAATCAAACTGTTAAAAAAGTTACAGAAGACTATGATACTTTGAACTTCAATACAGCTATTAGTCAAATGATGGTATTTATTAACGAATGTTATAAACAAGATAAATTTAACAAATCTTATGTAGAAGGCTTTGTTAAAATGCTATCACCAATTGCACCACATATTTCAGAAGAATTATGGTCTAAACTAGGTCATACAGATACAGTGACTTATGAAGAATGGCCAACTTTTGATGAATCATTACTCGTTGATAACGAAGTAGAAATTGTTATCCAAGTTAATGGTAAATTAAAAGATAAAATTAAAATTTCAAAAGACCTTTCTAAAGAAGATATGGAAAAAGTAGCTTTTGAAAATGAAAAAATTAAAGAAGCTATAGAAGGTAAAACTGTAAGAAAAGTAATTGCAGTACCTCAAAAATTAGTTAACATCGTAGCAAATTAA
- a CDS encoding rhodanese-like domain-containing protein — protein sequence MKEITVTELANKVSSSEPINIIDVRENDEVAFGMIPGAKHIPMGEVPNELNHFNKDQTYYIICAGGIRSAKVVDYLEDHDIDAVNVEGGMHEWGDEGLENNRI from the coding sequence ATGAAAGAAATAACAGTTACTGAATTAGCAAATAAAGTCTCATCAAGTGAACCAATTAATATAATTGATGTAAGAGAAAATGATGAAGTAGCATTTGGTATGATTCCTGGAGCTAAACATATACCAATGGGAGAAGTGCCTAACGAATTAAATCATTTTAATAAAGATCAAACTTACTATATTATATGCGCCGGTGGTATTAGAAGCGCGAAAGTAGTCGATTATTTAGAAGACCATGATATTGACGCTGTTAATGTAGAAGGCGGCATGCATGAGTGGGGCGACGAAGGTTTAGAGAATAATAGAATATAA
- a CDS encoding NAD(P)/FAD-dependent oxidoreductase — MYHTIIIGAGPSGLMAAYSASKDGHSVLLIEKKKGLGRKLRISGGGRCNVTNRLPYAEIIKNIPGNGKFLYSPFSTFDNESIIQFFESRNVQLKEEDHGRMFPVSNRAQDVVDALVQSIKDNGVEIRQETTVSSIESENQQITGITLQNGTFIPCKTVIIASGGCSVPHTGSTGDGYKFAEQLGHSITDLFPTEVPIKSNEPFIKNKILQGLSLQDIGLSVLKKNGKPRITHQMDMLFTHFGVSGPAALRCSQFIYKEQQSQKKQEIKMAIDAFPEIKKHDLEQQIVKKLKDEPNKAIKNALKGLIQERYLHFILEQSNIDIDITYHHLSQQAIRTFVDNLKEFTFTVNGTLPIDKAFVTGGGVNIKEIEPNTMQSKICSGLFFSGEVLDIHGYTGGYNITSALVTGYVAGHNASIYK; from the coding sequence ATGTATCATACAATTATAATTGGCGCTGGTCCAAGTGGTTTAATGGCCGCTTATAGTGCAAGTAAAGATGGCCACAGCGTACTATTAATAGAAAAGAAAAAAGGTTTAGGACGTAAATTACGTATATCTGGTGGTGGCAGATGTAACGTTACAAATCGTTTACCTTACGCAGAAATTATAAAAAATATTCCCGGAAATGGAAAATTTCTTTACAGTCCATTTTCAACTTTCGACAATGAATCCATCATTCAATTTTTTGAATCTCGAAATGTACAATTAAAAGAAGAAGATCACGGACGAATGTTTCCTGTTTCTAATCGCGCCCAAGATGTTGTAGATGCATTAGTTCAATCTATAAAAGACAATGGTGTTGAGATACGACAAGAAACTACAGTATCATCTATTGAGAGCGAAAATCAACAAATAACAGGAATAACATTACAAAATGGAACATTTATCCCTTGTAAAACAGTTATTATTGCGTCAGGTGGTTGTAGTGTTCCTCACACAGGTTCAACAGGTGATGGTTATAAATTCGCAGAGCAGCTAGGTCACTCTATTACAGACCTATTCCCTACTGAAGTACCAATTAAATCAAACGAGCCTTTTATAAAAAATAAAATACTTCAAGGCTTAAGTTTACAAGATATTGGACTTTCCGTTTTAAAGAAAAACGGTAAACCTAGAATAACTCATCAAATGGATATGTTATTTACCCATTTCGGTGTATCCGGTCCAGCCGCATTAAGATGTAGTCAATTCATATATAAAGAACAACAATCACAGAAGAAACAAGAAATTAAAATGGCAATAGACGCCTTTCCAGAAATTAAGAAACACGACTTAGAACAACAAATCGTAAAAAAATTAAAAGATGAACCTAATAAAGCAATAAAAAATGCTTTAAAAGGACTGATCCAAGAAAGATACTTACATTTCATTTTAGAACAATCAAACATAGATATCGACATTACGTACCACCATTTATCACAACAAGCTATTAGAACTTTTGTTGATAATCTAAAAGAATTTACATTTACAGTAAATGGTACGTTACCAATTGATAAAGCATTCGTAACCGGTGGCGGTGTAAACATAAAAGAAATCGAGCCAAACACGATGCAATCTAAAATATGTTCAGGACTGTTCTTCTCAGGTGAAGTATTAGATATTCACGGTTACACAGGCGGATATAATATTACGAGCGCTTTAGTAACAGGATATGTCGCAGGACATAATGCTTCTATATATAAATAA
- a CDS encoding polysaccharide biosynthesis protein codes for MSESKALVRGTFLLTASILITKVLGILYLIPFYAIIGDEKNLAPFTYAYQPYTIIITIATAGVPLAAAKYVSKYNALGAYKVSRKLYRSSFLVMSVSGILGFFILYFLSPTIAHLTLANNGGIEGGWKVEDITTVIRTISFVVLFIPLLATWRGIFQGFNSMGPTAVSEVTEQVARIAFILGGSYIVLNVMNGSVIMANQVATFAAGIGAIIALLTLLYFWVKRSHLIKAEVEQDVSDIDVSYVKIYKEIIKYSIPFVIVSLCFPIISLIDQFTHNSGLEIAGVGRELQDIYFTMLSMTTNKIVMIPTSLAAGFAVSLVPFITNTYNTGRIDAMHHQIRKSLGVLLYLTVPASLGIMVLSQPLYNVFYSYSPMGTEILFWYAPVSILIALLSVTAAMLQGIDKQGLTVWIVIGALVVKAIINLPLVAVFHTLGAVLGTAIALAVAVGFNCYVLWKHAGFNFNITIYHTLKITLYTIIMMLFVEISYLLLSLVVDPTSKMGALIILIVGAIVGMIVYGYLTMRSRLADEFLGEITSKIRRKIKWV; via the coding sequence ATGTCAGAAAGTAAAGCGTTAGTGAGAGGAACCTTTCTACTCACGGCTAGTATATTGATTACAAAAGTATTAGGAATTTTATATTTAATTCCGTTTTATGCAATTATAGGCGATGAAAAAAATCTTGCTCCATTTACATATGCTTATCAACCATACACAATCATTATAACAATAGCAACTGCCGGCGTACCTTTAGCAGCTGCAAAATATGTTTCAAAATATAATGCATTAGGTGCTTATAAAGTGAGTCGGAAATTATACAGATCAAGTTTTCTTGTTATGTCAGTCTCAGGGATACTTGGATTTTTCATTTTATACTTCTTATCACCAACTATTGCTCATTTAACTTTAGCAAATAATGGTGGAATTGAAGGTGGCTGGAAAGTAGAGGACATTACAACTGTCATTCGAACAATTAGTTTTGTAGTTTTATTTATTCCATTGTTAGCAACTTGGAGAGGTATTTTCCAAGGATTCAATTCAATGGGACCAACAGCAGTTTCAGAAGTAACGGAACAAGTGGCACGTATTGCTTTTATTTTAGGTGGAAGCTATATCGTGTTAAACGTTATGAATGGATCCGTAATAATGGCTAACCAAGTTGCAACTTTTGCAGCTGGAATTGGTGCGATAATTGCATTATTAACGCTGTTATATTTTTGGGTTAAGAGAAGTCACTTAATTAAAGCTGAAGTTGAACAAGATGTAAGTGATATTGATGTTTCTTATGTCAAAATTTATAAAGAAATTATTAAGTACAGCATTCCGTTTGTAATTGTAAGTTTATGTTTTCCTATCATTAGTTTAATTGACCAATTTACACATAACAGTGGTCTTGAAATCGCGGGTGTAGGTAGAGAATTACAAGATATCTACTTTACGATGCTAAGTATGACGACTAATAAAATCGTTATGATTCCAACATCACTAGCAGCTGGTTTTGCAGTAAGTTTAGTACCGTTTATTACGAATACTTATAATACAGGGCGTATTGACGCTATGCATCACCAAATTAGAAAATCACTTGGCGTATTATTATATTTAACGGTTCCAGCTTCACTAGGAATTATGGTGTTATCACAACCTTTATATAACGTCTTTTATAGTTATAGTCCAATGGGTACAGAAATTTTATTCTGGTATGCACCAGTAAGTATTTTAATTGCTTTATTATCTGTAACTGCAGCGATGTTACAAGGTATTGATAAACAAGGCTTAACAGTATGGATTGTAATAGGGGCATTAGTCGTAAAAGCGATTATTAACTTGCCTTTAGTAGCTGTATTCCATACTTTAGGTGCAGTGTTAGGTACTGCTATAGCCTTGGCAGTCGCAGTAGGATTTAATTGCTACGTACTTTGGAAACATGCTGGATTTAACTTTAATATAACTATTTATCACACATTGAAAATTACATTGTACACAATTATTATGATGTTATTTGTGGAAATAAGTTATTTACTTCTTTCTTTAGTTGTAGATCCTACTTCTAAAATGGGCGCATTAATTATTTTAATAGTAGGTGCAATAGTAGGTATGATTGTATATGGATATTTAACAATGCGTTCTCGTTTAGCAGATGAATTCTTAGGAGAAATAACAAGTAAAATTAGACGTAAAATTAAGTGGGTGTAA
- a CDS encoding pseudouridine synthase, which translates to MRLDKFLANAGIGTRKEVKKFLKKNLVTVNDEIVKKPEMHINPEEDTVTFDDIPIEYEPVVYLMMNKPAGYISATEDDEHETVIDIVPEYMHLDIFPVGRLDKDTEGLLLLTNDGKFSHQIMSPKQKVPKLYYAELDGFIKEEAIDVFKKGIDLGDFTSTPSELEILENGDESKALVTIYEGKFHQVKRMFHSINCEVTFLKRLKIGQLELDENLEPGEYRHLTEEDFNLLNINH; encoded by the coding sequence ATGAGGTTAGATAAATTTTTAGCAAATGCAGGTATTGGAACAAGAAAAGAAGTGAAAAAGTTTTTAAAGAAAAACTTAGTAACTGTGAATGATGAAATAGTGAAAAAACCTGAGATGCATATCAACCCTGAAGAAGATACTGTAACTTTTGATGATATACCAATTGAATATGAACCAGTTGTATATTTAATGATGAACAAACCAGCAGGATATATTTCAGCAACTGAAGATGATGAACATGAAACAGTTATCGATATCGTACCTGAATACATGCATTTAGACATTTTCCCTGTAGGACGTTTAGATAAAGACACAGAAGGATTACTATTGCTTACGAACGATGGAAAGTTTTCACATCAAATTATGAGCCCTAAACAAAAAGTACCGAAGTTATATTACGCTGAGTTAGACGGTTTTATAAAAGAAGAAGCAATAGATGTTTTTAAAAAAGGAATCGATTTAGGTGATTTTACTTCCACACCAAGTGAATTAGAGATACTTGAAAATGGTGATGAATCAAAAGCATTAGTAACCATTTATGAAGGGAAATTCCATCAAGTTAAAAGAATGTTTCATTCAATCAATTGTGAAGTGACATTTTTGAAAAGATTAAAAATCGGACAATTGGAATTAGATGAAAATCTTGAACCTGGTGAATATAGACATTTAACTGAAGAAGATTTTAATCTTTTAAATATAAATCATTAA
- a CDS encoding YtxH domain-containing protein — MAKKAGLFKTLLVLGGTAAAVVLSKKENRDKLKDEYGKYKEDPESYKENAKQKASEVKGKAQDEYSKYKEDPTSYKESAKEKAKTEFQKAKEDPKGYASNAKSRIKKEDEDPTEQREAKFDDEGGTANGNLRVVTEEDLKK; from the coding sequence ATGGCTAAAAAAGCAGGATTATTTAAAACATTATTAGTACTTGGGGGAACTGCAGCAGCGGTTGTCTTATCTAAAAAAGAAAACAGAGATAAATTAAAAGATGAGTACGGTAAATACAAAGAAGACCCAGAAAGCTACAAAGAAAATGCTAAACAAAAAGCATCAGAAGTAAAAGGTAAAGCACAAGACGAGTATTCTAAATATAAAGAAGATCCAACTTCTTATAAAGAATCAGCAAAAGAAAAAGCAAAAACTGAATTCCAAAAAGCAAAAGAAGATCCAAAAGGTTATGCTTCAAATGCGAAATCTCGTATTAAAAAAGAAGACGAAGATCCAACAGAACAACGTGAAGCTAAGTTTGATGACGAAGGCGGCACAGCTAACGGGAACTTACGAGTTGTAACTGAAGAAGATTTAAAAAAATAA
- the pepV gene encoding dipeptidase PepV, with protein sequence MWRNKVKEYEEDIVNDLKGLLSIESVRNDAESTYEAPVGPGPKEALNYMYHLGERDGFSYTDIENIVGRIEAGKGEDVLGILCHVDVVPAGAGWDSDPFNPVETEDAIIARGTLDDKGPTIAAYYAVKILEDMKVDWKKRIHIIVGTDEESDWKCTDRYFETEEMPTVGFAPDAEFPLIHGEKGIVTFNILQSGYVEDSDEPEVELKAFFSGERFNMVPDTAQAKLLIKEQMTNVVQNFESFLNTHELEGETSIDEGFLNLTVFGKSAHGMDPTLGLNAGLYLIQFLNELKLDKYASAYVKFANDYLVDSPKGEKMGMKFATEEMGEVTTNTGIMSYTDVDGGQFGINLRYPEGFNFDESLARFKNEVSDRGFEIEMDKHQLPHYVDKNDPFIDKLISAYRNQTGDQAEPYTIGGGTYARNLDKGVAFGAMFKDSEDLMHQKNEYITKKQLFNATAIYLEAIYNVCVKDEVK encoded by the coding sequence ATGTGGAGAAATAAAGTTAAAGAATATGAAGAAGATATTGTTAATGATTTAAAGGGGCTCTTAAGCATCGAAAGTGTAAGAAATGATGCTGAAAGTACATATGAAGCACCAGTTGGTCCTGGACCAAAAGAAGCGTTGAATTACATGTATCATCTTGGAGAAAGAGATGGATTTTCTTACACTGATATTGAAAATATTGTAGGTAGAATTGAAGCGGGTAAAGGGGAAGATGTTTTAGGTATCTTATGTCACGTTGACGTCGTGCCTGCTGGTGCAGGATGGGATTCCGATCCATTTAACCCAGTAGAAACAGAAGACGCTATAATAGCACGTGGTACGTTAGATGATAAAGGTCCTACGATTGCTGCTTACTATGCGGTTAAAATTTTAGAAGATATGAAAGTCGATTGGAAGAAACGTATACATATTATTGTGGGTACTGACGAAGAATCAGATTGGAAATGTACAGATAGATATTTCGAAACAGAAGAAATGCCAACTGTAGGTTTTGCACCTGATGCAGAGTTCCCATTAATTCATGGGGAAAAAGGCATTGTAACTTTTAATATACTTCAATCTGGTTATGTAGAAGATAGTGATGAACCTGAAGTGGAATTAAAAGCTTTCTTCTCTGGTGAAAGATTTAATATGGTACCAGACACAGCTCAAGCTAAACTATTAATTAAAGAACAAATGACAAATGTCGTTCAAAATTTCGAGTCATTTTTAAACACACATGAACTTGAAGGTGAAACGTCAATTGATGAAGGTTTCTTGAATTTAACAGTATTTGGTAAATCAGCTCACGGAATGGATCCAACTTTAGGACTTAATGCAGGACTTTATTTAATCCAATTTTTAAATGAGTTGAAGTTGGACAAATATGCTAGTGCATACGTGAAGTTTGCAAATGATTATTTAGTTGATTCTCCTAAAGGTGAAAAAATGGGTATGAAATTTGCAACTGAAGAAATGGGCGAAGTAACAACTAATACAGGTATAATGAGTTATACAGATGTTGATGGTGGACAATTCGGCATAAATTTAAGATATCCAGAAGGTTTTAATTTCGACGAATCTTTAGCACGTTTTAAAAATGAAGTATCTGATCGTGGCTTCGAAATTGAAATGGACAAACATCAATTACCACATTACGTAGATAAAAATGATCCATTTATTGATAAATTAATTTCGGCTTATCGTAATCAAACAGGAGACCAAGCTGAACCGTATACTATAGGTGGCGGCACATACGCCAGAAACTTAGACAAAGGTGTAGCATTTGGCGCAATGTTCAAAGACTCAGAAGACTTAATGCATCAAAAAAACGAATACATTACTAAGAAGCAATTGTTTAACGCAACAGCAATATACTTAGAAGCAATTTATAATGTTTGTGTAAAGGATGAGGTTAAATGA